The following are encoded together in the Nocardioides sp. Arc9.136 genome:
- a CDS encoding Wzz/FepE/Etk N-terminal domain-containing protein, translated as MELHHIGGALWRQRLLVLLVLLLTGCAVAVGVSLAPKTYRATAVLAATADPGTSESPDDLDALRGTLAELASSRELLTEVQGELDVDRDVSDLRSAVSGEWVGGTILIQVVAEDADPQVAADLANQVAMTLPYYDPSANAFLFTQTNEAQAPRTYSSPNLLLAIGVGAALAIVLAVAAAVARDRRTSTVVDGAALEDATDTPLLGHVPVPRDPTTLPALYPGTAAADVFRQLRIALEAQAAGSPVSRVVVAGVTPGEVNVWLGANLAISLANVGRTVLLVDGRMGPRHGRSIAAEPDTPGLFDVLAGTDLGRAVSPGPVDLLAVLPAGDAGAEPYESMLETVFADRMAEAEAAYDVVIVLAPALETCDDARVMAARGALLMVVPEGQVSAEALRAHADRVRSVGASLLGAVLVGRRAERVLT; from the coding sequence ATGGAGCTGCACCACATCGGTGGCGCACTGTGGCGCCAACGCCTGCTCGTCCTGCTCGTGCTGCTGCTGACCGGCTGCGCCGTGGCGGTGGGCGTCTCGCTGGCGCCGAAGACCTACCGCGCCACCGCCGTGCTGGCGGCGACCGCCGACCCGGGCACGTCCGAGTCGCCCGACGACCTGGACGCGCTCCGCGGCACCCTGGCCGAGCTGGCCAGCAGCCGCGAGCTGCTCACCGAGGTGCAGGGCGAGCTGGACGTCGACCGCGACGTCAGCGACCTGCGCTCGGCGGTGTCGGGGGAGTGGGTCGGCGGAACCATCCTGATCCAGGTCGTCGCGGAGGACGCCGACCCGCAGGTCGCCGCGGACCTCGCCAATCAGGTGGCGATGACGCTGCCGTACTACGACCCGAGCGCCAACGCGTTCCTCTTCACCCAGACCAACGAGGCGCAGGCGCCGCGGACCTACAGCAGCCCCAACCTGCTGCTGGCCATCGGTGTGGGCGCCGCGCTGGCCATCGTCCTGGCCGTGGCCGCCGCCGTCGCGCGGGACCGCCGCACCAGCACCGTCGTCGACGGCGCTGCCCTCGAGGACGCCACGGACACCCCGCTGCTCGGCCACGTCCCCGTGCCGCGGGACCCCACCACCCTGCCCGCCCTCTACCCCGGCACGGCCGCCGCCGACGTCTTCCGCCAGCTGCGGATCGCGCTCGAGGCGCAGGCCGCGGGCAGCCCCGTCAGCCGCGTCGTCGTCGCCGGGGTGACCCCCGGCGAGGTCAACGTCTGGCTGGGCGCCAACCTGGCCATCTCGCTGGCCAACGTCGGCCGCACCGTCCTGCTCGTCGACGGCCGGATGGGGCCCCGCCACGGGCGCTCGATCGCCGCGGAGCCCGACACCCCCGGCCTGTTCGACGTGCTGGCCGGCACCGACCTGGGCCGGGCGGTCAGCCCGGGGCCGGTGGACCTGCTGGCCGTCCTGCCCGCGGGCGACGCCGGGGCCGAGCCGTACGAGTCGATGCTCGAGACGGTCTTCGCCGACCGGATGGCCGAGGCGGAGGCGGCGTACGACGTCGTGATCGTGCTCGCGCCCGCCCTGGAGACCTGCGACGACGCCCGCGTGATGGCGGCCCGCGGCGCGCTGCTGATGGTCGTCCCCGAGGGCCAGGTCTCGGCGGAGGCGCTGCGGGCGCACGCCGACCGGGTGCGCTCGGTCGGCGCCAGCCTGCTCGGAGCGGTGCTCGTCGGGCGCCGGGCCGAGCGGGTGCTGACCTGA
- a CDS encoding glycosyltransferase, with translation MRTLMVIAEMGSGGAEAVVADLALDRLGRGDEVAVASDCGWRTGDLAVRGARLVPLPLRSPSAPALARSGARLRRHLRDRPADLLHTHNVRATLAAHLAVHAARRSTPPVVATVHGLAGPDYARAVRVLDRCADVVVAVSEHVADRLRDAGLPDARLRVVENAAPLPRPPARAAARAALGLPADVPVAVCVARLVAPKRHDLVVDAWGNLPGAPVLLLAGDGPGRADLVRRAASAGVADRVRLLGDRRDVERLLAAADLVLLPSDREGLPVSVLEAMAAGVPVAASAVGGLVSLAGAVELVDPATPEAWASAVRRLLEDPGRRSDLRAAASALVDRRFSPVAMRASYDAIYRDLI, from the coding sequence ATGAGGACGCTGATGGTGATCGCCGAGATGGGCTCGGGCGGCGCGGAGGCGGTCGTGGCCGACCTCGCGCTCGACCGGCTCGGGCGCGGCGACGAGGTCGCGGTGGCGAGCGACTGTGGCTGGCGCACCGGCGACCTCGCGGTCCGCGGGGCGCGCCTCGTGCCGCTGCCACTGCGCAGCCCCAGCGCTCCCGCCCTCGCCCGGTCCGGTGCCCGGCTCCGCCGGCACCTGCGGGACCGTCCGGCCGACCTGCTGCACACCCACAACGTCCGCGCCACCCTGGCCGCCCACCTCGCCGTGCACGCGGCCCGGCGGTCGACGCCGCCCGTCGTGGCGACGGTCCACGGGCTGGCCGGGCCGGACTACGCCCGCGCCGTCCGGGTGCTCGACCGGTGCGCCGACGTCGTCGTGGCCGTCTCCGAGCACGTGGCCGACCGGCTGCGTGACGCGGGGCTCCCGGACGCCCGGCTGCGCGTCGTGGAGAACGCCGCGCCGCTGCCCCGTCCGCCGGCCCGGGCCGCCGCACGCGCGGCGCTGGGCCTCCCGGCCGACGTGCCGGTCGCGGTCTGCGTCGCCCGGCTCGTCGCGCCGAAGCGGCACGACCTGGTCGTCGACGCGTGGGGGAACCTGCCCGGCGCCCCGGTCCTGCTGCTGGCCGGGGACGGCCCCGGTCGTGCCGACCTCGTGCGCCGTGCCGCCTCCGCCGGCGTGGCCGACCGGGTGCGCCTGCTCGGCGACCGCCGCGACGTCGAGCGGCTGCTGGCCGCCGCCGACCTGGTGCTGCTCCCGAGCGACCGCGAGGGCCTGCCGGTCTCGGTGCTCGAGGCGATGGCGGCCGGCGTCCCGGTCGCCGCGTCCGCCGTCGGTGGGCTCGTCTCGCTGGCGGGAGCCGTCGAGCTGGTCGACCCCGCCACGCCCGAGGCCTGGGCATCGGCGGTGCGCCGGCTGCTCGAGGACCCCGGCCGCCGGTCGGACCTGCGCGCGGCGGCCTCCGCGCTCGTCGACCGGCGGTTCTCGCCGGTGGCGATGCGGGCGTCGTACGACGCGATCTACCGAGACCTGATCTGA
- a CDS encoding sugar transferase, giving the protein MRLTDRLIDRLPWLRSQRPLLLLLDVVAVLVAAVPVVSTVDVGPLAIAAATAAVFLTCHSADLYRPRLVLSALEDLPRLLLAAGLGALALVAAAPGIGVTARSTWSVVPAFAAAVAVLLVVLRVAAYASIHALRRRGHAGHPVVIVGGEPVGSALAATLLDQPQLGLRPVGIIERGASARRLPVPLLGGIDRLEQAMVDLGVHDVVFAFPAPPDAETVAVVRRCVERDHQVFVVPRFHELMGATGTRGTEVVQGVTLMRLRRWGHRPLARWGKRTLDVVLASAGLLVASPVIAACALASRIETGPGVVFKQTRVGVGGKPFTLYKLRSLKPDDETESATRWNIDGDDRIGPVGRFLRASSLDELPQLVNVIKGDMSLVGPRPERPYFVDAFSQAESRYADRHRVPTGLTGLAQVHRLKGDTSIAERTRVDNFYIENWSLWSDVKILCRTLPVVLRAPRGEVGAVRLPVARAARPGTPGGPPAQR; this is encoded by the coding sequence ATGCGCTTGACCGACCGGTTGATCGACCGGCTGCCGTGGCTGCGTAGCCAGCGACCGCTGCTCCTGCTGCTCGACGTGGTGGCGGTCCTCGTGGCGGCCGTGCCGGTCGTCAGCACCGTCGACGTGGGGCCGCTGGCGATCGCCGCCGCGACCGCGGCGGTGTTCCTGACCTGCCACAGCGCCGACCTGTACCGCCCGCGCCTCGTGCTCTCCGCGCTCGAGGACCTCCCCCGGCTGCTCCTGGCCGCCGGGCTCGGCGCGCTGGCCCTCGTCGCGGCCGCACCCGGCATCGGCGTGACCGCCCGGTCGACGTGGTCGGTGGTGCCCGCCTTCGCCGCCGCGGTCGCGGTGCTCCTCGTCGTGCTCCGCGTCGCGGCGTACGCCTCGATCCACGCGCTGCGCCGCCGCGGGCACGCCGGGCACCCGGTCGTCATCGTCGGCGGCGAACCGGTCGGCTCCGCGCTGGCCGCCACCCTGCTCGACCAGCCGCAGCTGGGCCTGCGCCCCGTCGGCATCATCGAGCGCGGCGCCAGCGCCCGCCGGCTTCCGGTCCCGCTCCTCGGCGGCATCGACCGCCTCGAGCAGGCGATGGTCGACCTGGGCGTGCACGACGTCGTCTTCGCCTTCCCCGCCCCGCCCGACGCCGAGACCGTCGCGGTCGTGCGCCGCTGCGTCGAGCGCGACCACCAGGTCTTCGTCGTCCCGCGGTTCCACGAGCTGATGGGTGCCACCGGCACCCGCGGCACCGAGGTGGTCCAGGGCGTCACGCTGATGCGGCTGCGGCGCTGGGGCCACCGGCCCCTCGCCCGCTGGGGCAAGCGCACGCTCGACGTGGTCCTGGCCTCCGCCGGGCTGCTCGTCGCCTCCCCCGTCATCGCCGCCTGCGCGCTGGCCTCCCGCATCGAGACCGGCCCCGGCGTCGTCTTCAAGCAGACCCGCGTCGGGGTCGGCGGGAAGCCGTTCACCCTCTACAAGCTCCGCTCGCTCAAGCCCGACGACGAGACCGAGAGCGCGACCCGCTGGAACATCGACGGCGACGACCGGATCGGCCCGGTGGGCCGGTTCCTGCGTGCCTCCAGCCTCGACGAGCTGCCCCAGCTGGTCAACGTGATCAAGGGCGACATGAGCCTGGTCGGCCCGCGGCCCGAGCGGCCCTACTTCGTCGACGCCTTCAGCCAGGCCGAGAGCCGGTACGCCGACCGGCACCGCGTCCCGACCGGGCTCACCGGGCTCGCCCAGGTGCACCGGCTCAAGGGCGACACCTCGATCGCCGAGCGCACCCGGGTCGACAACTTCTACATCGAGAACTGGTCGCTGTGGAGCGACGTCAAGATCCTGTGCCGGACCCTGCCGGTCGTCCTGCGAGCACCGCGCGGAGAGGTCGGCGCCGTCCGTCTCCCCGTCGCTCGCGCAGCACGGCCAGGTACACCCGGAGGACCCCCCGCGCAGCGGTGA
- a CDS encoding glycosyltransferase family 4 protein: MTRVVQVLTQGTGGPVVHAVDVATELARRGVDSHVLGPRPVDAPGVTWHATTVAGKTDGRGARDALALLRALRADVVHAHDRRAGWLARLAAPVLAAPVVYTLHGVPDGLSDLVPGNVRAAGRRRRDRLYYLTGERLVTRWARARVVVPSAAVATYAVERVGLPERAVSVVHNGVDPDRWRPAPVPGGPVTVLWSGVLGGVKRVGLLLDALAAVPHARALVVGDGPERGLVERRAAEPALAGRVELTGWLDDPAPAYARAHVLALTSAAENLPLTLLQGMACGLPALATAVGGVPEVVRDGVDGLLVPADDAASLTAALRTLAGDAGLRERAGRSARDRVEQSFSLDRCVDGLERVYAEVRG, from the coding sequence GTGACGCGCGTCGTGCAGGTCCTGACCCAGGGCACGGGCGGCCCGGTCGTCCATGCGGTCGACGTGGCGACCGAGCTGGCCCGCCGCGGGGTCGACAGCCACGTGCTCGGCCCGCGGCCCGTCGACGCCCCGGGCGTGACCTGGCACGCCACGACCGTCGCGGGCAAGACCGACGGGCGGGGCGCGCGCGACGCGCTGGCGCTCCTGCGGGCGCTGCGCGCCGACGTCGTCCACGCGCACGACCGCCGGGCGGGCTGGCTCGCCCGGCTGGCGGCACCCGTGCTCGCGGCGCCGGTCGTCTACACCCTGCACGGGGTGCCCGACGGGCTCTCGGACCTGGTCCCGGGCAACGTGCGGGCCGCCGGGCGCCGGCGCCGCGACCGGCTCTACTACCTGACCGGCGAGCGGCTGGTGACCCGCTGGGCCCGGGCCCGGGTCGTCGTGCCCAGCGCCGCCGTGGCGACGTACGCCGTGGAGCGCGTGGGCCTGCCCGAGCGCGCCGTGTCGGTGGTGCACAACGGCGTCGACCCGGACCGCTGGCGGCCGGCGCCCGTGCCCGGGGGGCCGGTGACGGTCTTGTGGAGCGGCGTGCTCGGCGGGGTGAAGCGGGTGGGCCTGCTGCTCGACGCGCTCGCCGCCGTGCCGCACGCGCGGGCACTGGTCGTCGGCGACGGCCCGGAGCGCGGCCTGGTCGAGCGGCGCGCGGCCGAGCCGGCCCTGGCCGGTCGGGTCGAGCTCACCGGTTGGCTGGACGACCCGGCGCCGGCGTACGCCCGCGCGCACGTGCTCGCCCTGACCTCCGCCGCGGAGAACCTCCCGCTCACCCTTCTGCAGGGGATGGCGTGCGGGCTGCCCGCGCTCGCGACCGCCGTGGGCGGCGTGCCGGAGGTGGTTCGCGACGGCGTCGACGGGCTGCTCGTGCCCGCCGACGACGCCGCGTCCCTCACCGCCGCCCTCCGGACGCTGGCCGGCGACGCCGGGCTGCGCGAGCGGGCGGGGAGGTCCGCCCGGGACCGGGTCGAGCAGTCGTTCTCCCTGGACCGCTGCGTCGACGGGCTCGAGCGGGTCTACGCGGAGGTCCGCGGATGA